Proteins encoded together in one Campylobacter concisus window:
- a CDS encoding cytochrome c3 family protein, which yields MNKLKFIAIFACLFSLHLFGADMPKGDLNVTKVVVSDELRAKYKIKPHHEHLSFDCVDCHQNQGDDPSKFKAIGDAGCLSCHKSKKLLAQRLKFMDTLKANPHNSVHDGPTLYCDECHNEHKPSTNMCSECHEHEVPQWMNGVTP from the coding sequence ATGAATAAGCTTAAATTCATCGCTATTTTTGCCTGTTTATTTTCGCTTCATCTCTTTGGCGCCGATATGCCAAAGGGCGATCTAAACGTCACAAAAGTAGTAGTCTCTGATGAGCTAAGAGCCAAATATAAGATCAAACCTCATCACGAACATCTAAGCTTTGACTGCGTTGATTGTCACCAAAACCAGGGCGATGATCCTAGCAAATTTAAAGCGATCGGCGACGCTGGCTGCCTATCCTGTCACAAGAGTAAAAAGCTCTTAGCCCAGAGGCTAAAATTTATGGATACTCTAAAGGCAAATCCTCACAACTCTGTTCACGATGGTCCGACTTTGTACTGCGACGAATGCCACAACGAACACAAACCATCTACAAACATGTGCTCTGAGTGCCATGAACACGAGGTGCCACAATGGATGAACGGAGTAACACCATGA
- a CDS encoding Ig-like domain-containing protein, giving the protein MSKVKGLIKSIIGTDAIVAVGANGNQRTLKAGDVIYDNEVIKEQDGVKVEVQAVQTQNENASDETGKEIASLQEQLLNGKNISDLEETAAGGTQSAGGVSSNGVSLGAAGFANGGHESNINANFGNLSSQANASAEAFTNVSGGASGEGFSLDTLAAAIDNAYNNILPQPLEVTVTAVEDNVVTGNADQVVSSNLDIEGNILEHENSQRTGLHITNDNTPTLVGKATSNATISIFDGEGENAPLLGTTTTDNDGNWSYTPTSPLADGDHKFTIEASKVAANGEEQKATSTQEITVDTDNSTLSITKISTDDFSDLSHYNTMYDSNKQYDFSPTIEGKAEPFADINLVITKAEVVYNDGLGNSWVEKGNEAHVVEELSAKADADGNWKVESSVLNNRDFEYTVQASSVDEAGNKYAEPQATTFYMPLEPITVAPTDHL; this is encoded by the coding sequence ATGAGTAAAGTTAAAGGACTAATAAAATCAATAATCGGCACGGATGCCATCGTCGCAGTTGGTGCTAATGGAAATCAAAGAACTCTAAAAGCAGGCGACGTGATCTATGACAACGAGGTCATAAAAGAGCAAGACGGCGTAAAGGTCGAGGTGCAAGCTGTGCAAACTCAAAATGAAAATGCTAGTGATGAGACTGGCAAAGAGATAGCATCGCTACAAGAGCAATTATTAAATGGTAAAAATATCTCTGATCTTGAAGAGACTGCAGCTGGCGGTACTCAATCAGCAGGTGGAGTAAGTTCGAATGGCGTGAGCCTTGGCGCTGCTGGCTTTGCAAATGGCGGTCATGAGTCAAACATCAATGCAAATTTTGGCAATCTAAGCTCACAAGCAAACGCTAGTGCAGAGGCTTTTACAAATGTAAGTGGTGGCGCAAGCGGGGAGGGCTTTAGTCTTGATACACTTGCAGCTGCGATAGATAATGCATATAACAATATATTGCCGCAGCCACTAGAAGTAACTGTTACGGCAGTGGAAGATAACGTAGTGACTGGAAATGCAGATCAGGTAGTAAGCAGCAACCTTGACATCGAGGGCAATATCTTAGAGCATGAAAATTCACAAAGAACTGGTCTGCATATCACAAATGATAACACTCCAACTTTGGTAGGCAAGGCCACTTCAAACGCTACTATAAGTATATTTGATGGTGAAGGTGAAAATGCACCACTACTTGGCACAACAACTACTGATAATGATGGCAACTGGTCATATACTCCAACTTCGCCTTTAGCTGATGGAGATCATAAATTTACTATCGAAGCTAGCAAAGTAGCTGCAAACGGCGAAGAGCAAAAAGCTACAAGCACGCAAGAGATAACTGTTGATACAGACAATAGCACCTTGTCTATCACAAAAATATCTACTGATGACTTTTCTGACTTGTCACACTATAACACAATGTATGATAGCAATAAACAATACGACTTTTCACCGACCATAGAGGGTAAAGCTGAGCCATTTGCTGATATAAATTTAGTCATCACAAAAGCTGAAGTTGTTTACAATGATGGCTTAGGTAACTCTTGGGTAGAGAAAGGCAACGAAGCTCATGTGGTCGAAGAGCTAAGCGCTAAGGCTGATGCTGATGGCAACTGGAAAGTCGAAAGTAGCGTTTTAAACAATAGAGATTTTGAATACACAGTCCAAGCGTCATCAGTCGATGAGGCTGGCAATAAATACGCTGAGCCTCAAGCAACGACATTTTATATGCCACTTGAGCCTATAACTGTTGCTCCGACAGATCACCTATAA